A window of Pantoea agglomerans contains these coding sequences:
- a CDS encoding TRAP transporter substrate-binding protein: MSMNKWILAVSVCAALGLSAAPASAKVLKVAEVQPAGYPTVVALQHMGDKLRQATNGRLEMKVYAGGVLGDEDQTLQQVQLGAIDMIRVSLAPVTTIAPETSVLTLPYIFRDVDHMHKVLDGEVGKEIVDKFEADANARMIFLGWTDAGERNMITKKPLGKPEDLRGMKIRVQNSAISLATLKAMGANPVAMGVSEVFSAMQTGVVDGTENNPPTFVAHNYLPVTRYYTLTGHFIQPEMILFSKASWARLSPEDQTLLKKLGKEAQDEERQLWATYTQQSIEKMKAGGVTFQETNREYFIKATQPVRDQFGGKYQDLMTQIADVN, translated from the coding sequence ATGAGCATGAATAAATGGATCCTTGCCGTTTCCGTCTGCGCTGCGCTCGGCCTGAGCGCGGCGCCAGCGTCGGCGAAGGTATTAAAAGTGGCGGAGGTGCAGCCCGCTGGCTACCCCACCGTCGTGGCGCTGCAGCATATGGGCGACAAGCTCAGGCAGGCCACCAACGGTCGGCTGGAGATGAAAGTCTACGCCGGCGGCGTGCTGGGCGACGAAGATCAGACGCTGCAGCAGGTGCAGCTCGGTGCCATCGATATGATCCGCGTTTCGCTGGCGCCGGTCACCACGATCGCGCCGGAAACCAGCGTGCTGACGCTGCCCTATATCTTTCGCGACGTCGACCATATGCACAAGGTGCTGGACGGTGAGGTCGGCAAAGAGATCGTCGACAAGTTCGAGGCGGACGCCAACGCGCGCATGATCTTTCTCGGCTGGACCGATGCGGGCGAGCGCAACATGATCACCAAAAAGCCGCTCGGCAAGCCGGAAGATCTCAGGGGGATGAAAATCCGCGTGCAGAACAGCGCCATCTCGCTGGCGACGCTGAAAGCGATGGGCGCTAATCCGGTGGCGATGGGCGTCAGTGAAGTCTTCAGCGCCATGCAAACTGGCGTGGTGGACGGCACGGAAAACAACCCGCCAACCTTTGTCGCCCACAACTACCTGCCGGTAACCAGGTACTACACCCTGACCGGCCACTTTATCCAGCCGGAAATGATCCTCTTCTCTAAAGCGTCGTGGGCGCGCCTGTCGCCGGAAGATCAGACGCTGCTGAAAAAGCTCGGCAAAGAGGCGCAGGATGAAGAGCGCCAGCTCTGGGCGACCTATACCCAGCAGTCAATTGAGAAGATGAAGGCGGGCGGCGTGACCTTTCAGGAGACCAACAGAGAGTATTTCATCAAAGCCACGCAGCCGGTGCGCGATCAATTTGGCGGCAAGTATCAGGATCTGATGACGCAGATCGCCGACGTTAACTAA
- the exbB gene encoding tol-pal system-associated acyl-CoA thioesterase, with translation MQTDLSVWGMYQHADIVVKVVMIGLLLASVVTWAIFFGKFAELSAAKRRLKSEQQALSEARSLGDAARAAGQFKSHSHSAALLNDAQNEIALSAGVEDTDGIKERTSFRLERRVAAFSRHAGRGNGFLATIGSVAPFIGLFGTVWGIMNSFIGIAQTQTTNLAVVAPGIAEALLATAIGLVAAIPAVVIYNVFARMIASYKASLGDVAAQILLLQSRDIDLGNLNAKSAEARPAAQKLRVG, from the coding sequence ATGCAAACGGACCTCTCCGTTTGGGGCATGTATCAACATGCTGATATCGTGGTAAAAGTGGTAATGATCGGCCTGTTGCTGGCGTCGGTGGTGACCTGGGCTATTTTTTTCGGAAAGTTTGCCGAGCTTAGCGCAGCGAAACGTCGACTGAAAAGCGAGCAGCAGGCGCTGAGCGAAGCCCGCAGCCTGGGCGACGCCGCCCGCGCCGCCGGACAGTTCAAGAGCCACAGCCACAGCGCGGCGTTGCTGAATGATGCCCAAAACGAGATTGCGCTTTCGGCGGGCGTCGAAGATACCGACGGCATTAAAGAGCGCACCAGCTTTCGCCTTGAGCGCCGCGTCGCCGCCTTTAGCCGCCACGCCGGCCGCGGCAACGGTTTTCTCGCCACTATCGGTTCCGTTGCGCCGTTTATCGGCCTGTTCGGAACGGTATGGGGCATTATGAACAGCTTTATCGGCATTGCGCAGACGCAGACCACCAATCTGGCGGTGGTCGCGCCAGGCATCGCTGAAGCGCTGCTGGCAACGGCTATCGGCCTGGTGGCAGCGATTCCGGCGGTGGTGATTTATAACGTCTTTGCGCGCATGATCGCCAGTTATAAAGCGTCGCTGGGGGATGTGGCCGCGCAGATTCTGCTGCTGCAGAGCCGCGATATCGACCTGGGCAACCTGAACGCGAAAAGCGCGGAAGCTCGCCCGGCCGCTCAGAAATTGCGCGTAGGTTAA
- the exbD gene encoding TonB system transport protein ExbD yields MAMRLNDDLETDGEMHEINVTPFIDVMLVLLIIFMVAAPLATVDVRVNLPASTSAPQPRPEKPVYLSIKADKQFYIGNEQVTPETLVSVLNSQTEGNKETTIFFQADKSVDYETLMSAMDKLRGAGYLKIGLMGMETAAK; encoded by the coding sequence ATGGCGATGCGATTAAACGACGATCTGGAAACCGATGGCGAAATGCATGAGATCAACGTTACGCCGTTTATCGACGTTATGTTGGTTCTGCTGATCATCTTTATGGTGGCCGCGCCGCTGGCGACCGTGGATGTTCGCGTTAATCTGCCCGCCTCTACCAGCGCACCGCAGCCGCGGCCGGAGAAGCCGGTTTATCTGTCGATCAAAGCGGACAAGCAGTTCTATATCGGCAATGAGCAGGTAACGCCGGAAACGCTGGTGAGCGTGCTGAACAGCCAGACCGAGGGCAACAAAGAGACCACCATCTTCTTCCAGGCTGATAAGTCAGTCGACTATGAAACCCTGATGAGCGCGATGGATAAGCTGCGCGGCGCGGGCTATCTCAAGATCGGCCTGATGGGCATGGAAACGGCGGCGAAGTAA
- a CDS encoding aspartate aminotransferase family protein gives MTVRSTIMDTNSFRAEHAERLSPAIRQLTDKRSQVLGESYRLFYRNPVHLVRGQGQYLWDKAGNQYLDMYNNVASIGHCHPAVVDAVHKQMMQLNTHTRYLHESILAYSDRILATLPAEIDRAMYMCTGSEANDLAIRIAQCWSGGTGIIVSKEAYHGTSALTSGVSPALGSGQPLSPTTRLVAPPDFYRIQTADQGAWFAQQIQMQIDDMSAHGIKFAGFLADSIFSSDGVLPGQPGFLKQAIEVVHRNGGIFIADEVQPGFARTGEAFWGFARHGVVPDVVTTGKPMGNGIPVSGLMAKAPVMAAFSDKLPYFNTFGGNPVSMAAAHAVMDVIEQEALQAHSLKTGAALLAALQSLQATYPCIGEVRGAGLFIGFELVTDRESKQPDKGLALDLVEALREEFVLTSVAGPYGNVLKIRPPLCFQAQDIDWVVSAMDRCLRKLQQ, from the coding sequence ATGACGGTACGTTCAACCATTATGGATACCAACAGCTTTCGTGCTGAGCACGCGGAGAGGCTCTCCCCGGCGATTCGCCAGCTGACCGATAAGCGCAGCCAGGTGCTGGGCGAGTCCTATCGGCTGTTTTACCGCAATCCGGTTCATCTGGTACGCGGACAGGGGCAGTATCTGTGGGACAAGGCGGGCAATCAGTATCTGGATATGTACAACAACGTTGCCAGCATTGGCCACTGCCATCCGGCGGTGGTGGACGCCGTGCATAAGCAGATGATGCAGCTGAATACCCACACCCGTTATCTGCACGAGTCGATCCTGGCCTACAGCGACCGCATTCTGGCCACCCTGCCCGCTGAAATCGATCGGGCGATGTATATGTGTACCGGATCGGAGGCGAACGATCTGGCGATCCGCATTGCCCAGTGCTGGAGCGGCGGCACGGGGATTATCGTCTCAAAAGAAGCCTATCACGGCACCAGCGCGCTTACCTCCGGCGTCTCGCCCGCGCTGGGCAGCGGTCAGCCGCTTTCCCCCACCACCCGGCTGGTGGCGCCGCCCGATTTCTACCGTATCCAGACGGCGGATCAGGGGGCGTGGTTCGCGCAGCAGATCCAGATGCAGATCGACGATATGAGCGCGCACGGCATTAAGTTTGCCGGCTTTCTTGCCGACTCGATCTTCTCGTCAGATGGCGTGCTTCCCGGCCAGCCCGGCTTTTTAAAGCAGGCGATTGAGGTGGTGCATCGAAACGGCGGGATCTTTATTGCTGACGAAGTGCAGCCCGGCTTTGCCCGCACCGGCGAGGCCTTCTGGGGCTTTGCCCGACACGGTGTGGTTCCCGATGTGGTGACCACCGGTAAGCCGATGGGCAACGGCATTCCGGTATCGGGACTGATGGCGAAGGCGCCGGTAATGGCGGCGTTTAGCGATAAGCTGCCCTACTTTAATACCTTTGGCGGCAACCCGGTCTCTATGGCGGCGGCGCATGCGGTGATGGATGTTATTGAGCAGGAAGCGCTTCAGGCCCACAGCCTGAAAACCGGCGCCGCGCTGCTGGCGGCCCTGCAATCCTTGCAGGCGACCTATCCGTGCATCGGTGAAGTGCGCGGCGCTGGCCTGTTTATCGGTTTTGAACTGGTGACGGACAGGGAGAGCAAGCAGCCCGATAAAGGTCTGGCGCTCGATCTGGTGGAGGCGCTGCGCGAGGAGTTTGTGCTGACCTCCGTCGCCGGCCCCTACGGCAACGTGCTGAAAATCCGCCCGCCGCTCTGTTTCCAGGCGCAGGATATCGACTGGGTGGTCAGCGCAATGGACCGCTGCCTGCGCAAATTACAGCAGTAG